ACCTTTCATATTTACAAAGTCtcctatgactttttttttttgttttgaactcTACCCATTCTTTCCAACCACAACTTTCAAACCCTGCATGTGACATGGTGAGCCGGCCAATCAGGGTAGGTTATGGGAGAAGGGGCTGGTGGTAGATTAGACACCTGCCAAAAACCTGAGCATCCCCTATCAGACATTCACTGCCTGGTCGATGGGAATCCCAGAATATGAACCCCCATGTATTTTAAAAGGGGAGTGGATTTGACACATAAAAATTCATTAGCTGTGTGCCACAAATCCAAAGGATTTCCCTATAACTCTGTTATGCAAATGGATTCTGTGCATTATTGCTCACCTACCAATATTTTGTGTTAATAGGAGAAACAACTGCATAGTAACTCTACAGGGATAGAGTTTTTAGGCTTTGTACCCACAGGCATCTTCACATCTGACAATGAATGTTTTGTTGTGCATGTTAACATTCACTGATTTGGGCTCAGGTCTGGAGAGTGAGGAAAGGTGAGAGCCAGTTTGCTCATGTGCATTATATTCCCTATGGGAATGGCACCTGATCAGCTAGACTATGAAAGGGAGAGTGGGATCCATTCCTTATTCTGAATACAGCTGCAGCATTTCACAATTTAGATATCCTTATGTCCTTAAATACATTCACAATTTTGTCTTGTGCTTTTACATCTCTTTTATAAGGATTTACTCTTACTGTGATACATTCAAGTGTCACACTAAACCCTGAGTTTATTTTACTAATGTTGTTTTTTCTCTTCCCCAGCTTTTTGATGCGTGCATGTACCAGCAGGTGCACTGAGCATTTAACCTTCATACCATGATGATGAATGGTGAGAGAATGCAAAGAATAACCATTATAAACAAAATCTCCGGCCCAGTGTCATAATGCTTGGTGGAGCAGTCAGGTAGGACTGGTGTCACTCACAGGTACTGAACCTTTCAGTGTTTCTTTATTGCAAGCCATTTTCTTACTCCCTCCCCCCCTCTATTAACATAGACAgaccaatacccagaataaagatACACACAGTGACATGGAAGTTAATTAATTATGtaacaatgtatttattattgataataattaaagaactaagctttttttgatcctgaggaaggcgaaaaacctcTGAGAAactagaggaaaaaattccttcctgactccttaagggcaatcggatttgctcccaggatcaatgcgccaTATTTAATTAAGGGAAATAGGGTAAGGGAAACAGAAAGGAATATGGCAACATGCACATGAGCGCCTTTAGGCTGCTAGGTGAACGCTGCATTCTGTTCCATTCCATTGGACTCCACCTAGCCTGTagacccggcttctacagtctgagggatggagtgaaaaagaatgcagggtctaccgagtggcttaagggggcttctgtctatgaaaccatattttagatGGAAAGGGAGGCACTGCTAGTTGAAGGATGGGAAATTAAAAGCAatttggcagcatacacatgagcaccaTTTAACTGctaggtgaatgctgcattccattTCATTCCATTTGGACCTCAAGCACCCTGCAGAACCCGGCTtctgcacactgagggatggagtgaaaagtaatgtagggtctaccgagtggcttaatgGTGTTCCAGTTtatgataccatattttatatagaaagGGGAGGCACCGCTGGTATAACTATGATATAAGGGGGTGCTGGTGTAACTATGATTTAAGGGGGGGTCAACGCTGGTGGTATTATGGTGGaaggaaaagaaatagaaagcaatatggcagcatacacatgagcatcattaagctgcttggtgaatgctgtattctattccattccattaaaCCCCAGCTGCCCACAGACCCCGGCGtctgcacactgagggatggaatgaaaaggaatgctgggtctaccgagtggcttaagtgTGCTCCTGTTTATGATACCATATTTTCGTTTGAACTGGGGGAGCACCGCTGGGGAGCTATGGTGGTAGAAGGAGGGGCAACGCTGGTGGAGCTGTAGTGGAAGGAGgaggggcaccgctggtggaggtGGAAGAAGGAGGGGCACCGCTGGTTGAGCTGTGGTTCAAGTTGGGGGAACCACTGGTCCTACTGCAGAGGAAGGAAGGGAAATACAAATCAAGATCTCACGCTGATGATTTTGGCATTGCAGGTTGATCCTGGAACTCTACATTGCGGTATAATCAAAGCTCCTAAAGGCTTCCACAATCTCCTTTTCCATTGCCAAGGAACCCTCGGAGGGAGGAGTTAGAACTAGATGTTGATCTCCATCCTCAGAAAGTCTAACATCCTCAGGTATGAACGGGGGCTGCACTTTTCTCTCTATCAAAGCCATCCAGTCAATGCTCTGGTTaatagacaatataaaaacattcattattaattattacttagcatatttacacttttatttaaaatatgtttgattAGCATATAAACATTGGGAGTACATCTGTACCTTTAGTTCATTTCTGTAGCTACCAAAATTTGACTGAAATATAAACTTACTCGAAAGAAGTAATGATGCATAAGATCACATGCATCTTCCTCACTTGAGCCCAGCCGCTTCAATGGGTCCCGCTGTAAGAGCTACAAAGAAAGAGAATGATTGACATTAGAAAcattagcagataagctctgttgcaGCGCTGTGTGACTATATGGCTATAAAGGCTAAAAGTTAGACTGCACAACTTGGAAGGAAGTGATTTAAGGGATGCAAGGATAGCGCTACCTGTTCATGAATTACTGATTAAACCACAGCTTGCGCTCTTAACTTATTGAGTAACTTACCCCTGATATTAAGTTGACTGCATCTCCTGCCAGGAACATCGGGACGACTAAACCAGTAGATGGTCTCAGCATTGGTCTCTGCAACGTGGAACATAAGAAAGTTATctgttactatagtttatagaactAATCAGGTGTAAGTGACTAAGATGGCTGCAAAACCTATTGCTACATACATTAAGGGGTTTTTGTAAGGATAGCTTGTAGTGGGCATATCTCAGGATACCATGAAATAATTATATTCCCTACAAATGCAATCAATACAAAAGTGCTGCCACACAAACAACTTATTGCTCTGTGGCCATATGTAACTAATATAGCTGATGCTTGATGTTATTTCCAAGTTAATAAACAGTTGTCTATTCAGTCGAGTTATTAAGCTTTCTACTTACCTCCCCAACTAGCATCTCATAGATTACAATGCCCAGAGACCACCAGTCGACAGATCTTGAGTATGGCTCCCTGGCGAGGATTTCTGGAGCCATGTAGCCAAAAGATCCTTTCAGGCTACTTGTTCGGCCTTCGTAGCCAATTCCTAAAAAAACAGTTATTGTAAGTAAACTGATGATCagttggggcttatttatctatATCGATTCAGTTTAATAATGAAACTGAACCTTTTTTTGACGTGTTAGTTTATGAGAATCCTTACCGTCTTTGCTCAGCCCAAAATCAGCCAGTTTAACGTATCCACCGCTGTCTAAGAGCAGGTTTTCCGGCTTGAGATCTCTGTATTAAAACAACAGCAAAAGTTAGCAAAGTACAACATATCTGGGACACTGTGacaaaaggggaaataattagtgatgtaGAGTGAATAATACAACTCATTttgtcaaatataaggatattataagtcactgagtaGATCCTTTTAAAAAGCACAAGGGTGAAGTTCTCTTGCTCTTGTGGACATGCTCTACAGGGGATATTAATATTGGCTTCTATTCCTTTGTCTGATATGTTTAGCAGTAATGCtcacttacattttatattgcaaaatgtttcatatacatgacaataataaatatacttaccGGTGTATGATGTCATTTTCATGTAAGTAGGAAATGGCCATCAGGGTGCAAGCAGCATAGAACCTGCAAAGAGACTCCCATCATTAGGTTATTGAATACAGAGTCATATATTTGTGCAGTGTATCTCTGTCTAAATTTTACTGGCTCGCTGTGAGTCAAGAGACCCACTTACTATCATGGTATGTTCTCCACTTAAATAAATGTTGTGTATTTCCAAATAATGATGTTTTCTTACATCCTCTTGCCTTTGTTAGATAAACAAGGAGCCAGACCCCATATACTATTTACTTTGTATGAATGGCACCCGCATGACTCTAGGTAAAGGTTCATTTGTACTTACATAGCTCTTGGTTGTTCAAATGCACCTTCCCTCTGCAGGTATGTCTTTAAGCAGCCGCCAGCAACGTGCTCCATCAGAAAGAATAGATGGTATTCTGACTGGAAGGTGGCGTGGATATCCACAATGAAAGGGTGGTCAGCAACGGCGAAAGCAACCCGTTTCTCTAGCAAGATCCTGAACATTAAAAGCATTTATTGTCAAAACAAGCTAGTAGGAAAAGTGTCTCTCTGCCCATATGAGCCCTATTCTTGTCTTAGATTATTTAGTGTAGTACTAATAGGAGATGTTAGTGCAAGTCCCAAGACACATCACTAGTTTGGCATTGCTTTTATTATCAGGGTAATCTCTGAGTGCTATAGCTGTTTGAAAGGGACATGGGTAAGTAACAAAACCAACCATGCTAAAATGATCATTTCCATAAACTGACCTTTCAATGCCCCTTGAGGTGGTGATGCTctcttttttcaatattttcaggGCATAGGATCTTTTGGTTGCCACGTGTTCAACAAGGAGAACCTGGAATAAGAGAGAATCTCAGGAAACGCAGTAAGATACATGCAGAACATCCATACCCCTTTCGGGGCATTGCAAGGTAACAGAACTAACTGTTTAGCCACTGTTCTTGCATGTGCCAATAGTCATCCTAATTATGGATTAAGTTTAATATTACCTTGGCAAATCCGCCCTCGCCTAGGAAACCACGTTGATTGAAGTCTTGCAGTGTGTAATTGGTTAACTGCAAAGCCCTGAAAAAGAAATACCCAAAATGaaactcatttttatttcaaatgaaatgttaataGTATCATCATGTTCAGGTTGCATCTTACTGTGGGTCCTTTGTCACTGCCAGTGGAAATCCTTCTGCTGCGTTATCAGGTGGAGTTGGGCTGATGTTCTCTTCAACCACAGATATCTCACTATAAGGAAAAAGTAagtttgttattttgcttttctttttaccCTTAGCAGATTCATTCTCCATAATACTCAATAGCACAGCACCCCATAGCCATAATTCATAGGCGGCTTTGTGCTACTGAATTATGTATTGTGTAATCTCCCAGCCCAAGTGCAGGTGCATTTTACCATCTGTCCTCTTCTGTACCAATCTAATACTTTACTTTAATTAGAAGAAAAATCCTGTTATTGTGAAGATTTTATTGCTCTTATTTGATGAAAGTATGGGGTAGGCATTAAATCTGGTCTCAAATAAACTCCATAATATCCTCACCTCTCTGATGACTCTTCAGGCACCTCTTCTACCTCTGGCACTGGTTCTTCAGTGGATTCGTCATGTTGATGCTGCAAACAAGGGACAATTGTGCAATGAATGAACGTGGGATCACATGGATATGATAAAAGCAATGTTTATGTTCTGGCCAAGAAATGAATGGCATCAGTATAAAATACTCACTTGGAAAGAATCACTGGCAAGTTCTGAAATAACCTGAACCTCAGGTGCGCTGACCTCATCTGCTGGGAGGTTTACACCAGAGTCACTAGCAGTCTCCACTGCTGCATCTAAAGACACAGTAAATAAACATAGTGAAtgaattttcaaatataaaaactttcTTGAACCTAAGGCTTAAGGATGTTTCCTGATTTGGTAAGATGCTATTAATAATCAGTGGTTTGAAAAGTACATGCAAAAGCCATAAAAGTCATCTATAGTTCTGTGGggcttaaggtgcccatacactgagagatccgctcgtttggcaatatcgccaaacgagcagatctccctacgatatgcccaccttgaggtgggcaatatcgggctgatccaatcgtgggccttagggcccaacgagcggatcctaatgatgcctaacgggcggtcggatcgcggggccgcatcaaccAATAGATGCGGGCCCGAtgcaacgggattttttgtcccatccgatcgagatctggccgactttcggccagatcttgatcggtgaagccagtcggggggccccatacacgggccaataagctgccgacacggtctgtcggcagcttttatcggcccgtgtatggccacctttagtctaatgTCCATGAAGGGGTAGTGGATGGGATGTTAGGATGACACACATTACTCCATATAATGCCAATAGAAAAGAGGCTAGAGCCTGTTATGACTCACCTGGAACATGCTCTGCTTCCCTCCGAGCTATCTCCTTATTGAGCTTGAAGAGAGAGGAGTAAAGGGCTTTCAGCCTCTTCTCACTGCTCTTCCTCAGCTCCTTCATCAGGGCTCTGGTCTTCCTGTCCTTGATGGCATGGTATAGATTTTCGGCCCCTGCTGCTATCTTCATCTCCTTCTGGATGACTCCCACCAGCTCCTGCTTCATTCCTAAAAGTGAGACACTTACCTGGGGCTCACACGCATCAAAAGACTGTTTGATGTCGACAGTCTATCGAGAATGGGAAAAAATTAAGAAACAATGATCAAGTGCTTGCAAATTATATTGAATATTGAACAATGAAACATGATATTTGTGGAGAACATCAGAAAAATATAACAACTGTTTGTCAAATGGGTTTATGAAATATTTCTTGCAATCTAAGGAATTTTCTCTTTCTATCTGTTGGTAAGGTCTCTAATCGTCAGGCATGAAGCGACAGCTTGATATTTCCATCTGCCTTACCTCAGAATGCCGGTGCCGACGCAAGATGTTAGAATGTCCGGCACCCATCTTGATGCtcctgtatgagaaaaaaaaggttggtgtaAGTGGCTGCTTCAGTGGAGATAGAGAATACAACTgtttgtagctgctggtaaactaCAAGCTCAAGACAAGCACCTCTCTGTAACCTCACTGCTACACATCTGAGCAGGTAGGGAAAGGGAAGTTGATATGGGCAAAGTAGtaattttatgacattttcacACTTCTTATCCCATTTGTTTAAATCAGTACTAGTATTATTTCTTTACAGCCCATCTACTATTCATGTCctaattttatttccaaactggTGTGTGGTAGTTATGGTAATTAAACTATAGCAACTAGACAGCAGCTGCAAAAGTCTTTGCGTGaccaaacaaaacatttcttacttttttctgtttaaattctTCCTGATTCCCATTTACAATTACACATTGTAATAATGCCACCTACATGGCCAGTTAGTGTTATTAGTGCCACCTACATGGCCAGTTAGTTTACCCCTGGAATTGTGGAAAGCAAACTAAGTCCTGCCCTGGGGTCTCTAAGCCCCTGTCTTACAAATATAAATGTGGGAATATTAAATAATGGCTGGGACTAAAACTATATTGAGCAACATGGCAATGTCTACAGCCAAGAGTGATACCTTACCCATATTATAGGGGGGGGGGAATGCTGCCAAGAAAAGGTAGTTCGAATTGTATTGTATAATGTCATGATCTGGGCTGGCTGTGATAagactacagatcccatcatgcaTTGAGATTCATTTGTCCTATTAATGCAGAGATCATCCCTGTATGTACCCAatgtgcctgcttcccataaccagctgTGCTATGATTCGTGCTCCTGCGCCATAACACAATAAGTCCTAATGCTAGGcatttttttctgacatttacTACTTTTGTTTCTATTGCAGCCCTTTTCTTATATATGATCCACGCCAGTGCTGATGCTAGTGACAGTTGCTTTTAACAGTTGCTTTTGACAGTTGGTAGGATGAGTGGGACCCTAGATGTCAAGTCACAGTTGGCATTTATAACTAAAGAGCGGCTTAATAAAAgttcaaaagtagcaataaatatacaaggaatataaaatacacattggCTTAGAGTTATAACtcataggggatgctgggaattgtagttcagctgtATCTAGAGAAGCACCGGTTTAGCTTTAGGGTCAGTGAGGTTTTGCTAGCAGTTacataaaaaggttgaacttgatggacttgtgtcttttttcagcctcatctactttgtaaaacattttacagaagtcaaatgcaggatccttaccttcctccaaTTGACCCTCAATGGGTTGGGCAGGTTGTTGTTATTCTTCTGCCTTTTGAtgttaaaaaagatttttctttcttcttcaagTCACTGAGAATTTGATGGAAATCtctaaaaaatctctaaaaatcgcAAATCGCTTTATGGGAAGAGAAAAATAGAGAGGAGAATTTGTGAGCTGAgccctctctgccatatatatctgtatatactgggtTCCCTTTCACTATGTTTCCCAATTGTACTGCACTACTGAATATGCTTGCCCCtctataaataaccagtaacacaaATCAGTAGCAGATTTAATAGAATGAAGCTGATTAGGAGAGATACAAAAGGTTGGTGCAATCAAGGACCCTGGACACCCCTGCCACCCAAGTGTGGATCCTGGTTACCAAATACACATGTAGGGGGGACTTTACAGAGTAATAGCTAAAAACCCTTTTTGGGTGTTGGTGATtgacatagaaatgaattgttgtGATTGGGATTcttatgttggccatacacaggcaggcaTACGTACAATAGCAGGCAATGGGGGTCAATTTTGAGAGCTTTTGGTACCAGGGGTAGTTTTGGGTGGTTTGTCCTCATTCCCCTAAGCTTCCATAAATCATGTGGGCAAACCAATCCTAATTCCCCTTTTGTAATATGTCATATTCCCCCCCAGATTCTGTAGTagttccacttacctctgaatcctgaACGGAAATAACTGCCATCCATACCTGAGCCCTCAAGTTAACTTCCCTGGCAACTTTCATCCAATCAGAGCTTCCCTGGGAGTGATGTCATACTGAGCTAAGTCATGGCATCCCAGTcactggcagccaatcacatgctCAGGTACATATGTGACATGTGACCAGTCAAACTTGTGCTCAATGAAACAGAATCAAACCTAAGCAGCTTTAGAACCAGGGCCATCATCAAaactcatggggcccctgactaGACTCCCCAATCTCCACTGATGGTTGTCCTGCTTAGATCTCCTCTGTCTGGTGGCCCACCAGCTGtatactgaactacaactcagatACTGCTtgtcacagggaatgctgggacttgtagtttggCAATGGCTAGACAACTACAAGTATCATCACCAAGTCAGCCAGAAGTATTCTATAaggaattcgatttttttatttcagtttatatCCGATTTGCAGCTCTGTATGTTTGACTTTCAATAGGCTTCGTGTTTCTAAGGCTCTCACCTCTTAGCAACCAGGGAATGGCTTTAATAGTCATAGCTAGACATAGTATCCTTGGAAGTTTGCAGGTTTCCAGTTTATATGCAGCTGTGATCACATGGCTACAGACTGGGATTAGACTTGCAGCCACTGCATTTGCATTTTGATTCTCAGAGTCACTGGCCCCCAGTTTCCCTCAGTGCACTCTCATGTCTATATTTAGGGCTGTTGGTATTTGATGGGATGTACACTGGCCCCTCTTTTCTCCTTGATCTCCTGAGGGTTTGTTTCCCCTATTAACCCCCCTGCCAGTAACACGCAGCTTTAGGGTAATGACACAGAaggggattctgtaccagccaatCACATGTGAGCTACATGTGACACAGAACCAAGGCCACCATCATGGGGTCCCTGATtggacttccccccccccattcctacTCATGTTTCCCAGATCACTGCACTAAAAGGTTCCTTTGGTTGACTTCTGTACTTTATTGGCTAGTATCTTGTCACACCTGCACGTGGCTCCTTTTATAACCTAGCCACTTATTAATAAGAGGGATTTAAAGCACTGACAGATGTAAAGCCATGCACTTTAAACCCTCTGTGTTAATGTATTTCCTTGTCAGAGTGATCTATGGTCAgcaacagaaagatttgttatatcCATATTAATCTTCTCATCTGCTGCTTTATATGCCTTTTTAACAGG
The Xenopus laevis strain J_2021 chromosome 9_10S, Xenopus_laevis_v10.1, whole genome shotgun sequence DNA segment above includes these coding regions:
- the LOC108702739 gene encoding serine/threonine-protein kinase N2-like, which gives rise to MSFILGEGGFAKVLLVEHVATKRSYALKILKKESITTSRGIERILLEKRVAFAVADHPFIVDIHATFQSEYHLFFLMEHVAGGCLKTYLQREGAFEQPRAMFYAACTLMAISYLHENDIIHRDLKPENLLLDSGGYVKLADFGLSKDGIGYEGRTSSLKGSFGYMAPEILAREPYSRSVDWWSLGIVIYEMLVGERPMLRPSTGLVVPMFLAGDAVNLISGLLQRDPLKRLGSSEEDACDLMHHYFFRSIDWMALIERKVQPPFIPEDVRLSEDGDQHLVLTPPSEGSLAMEKEIVEAFRSFDYTAICSGPEYYSDCICTKNDGLLPKFNEEKKMSAMNS